The window CGGCGTCCTTCGCGAAGCCGAGGCCCGGGTCGACCACGATCCGTTCGGGGGCGACACCGCCCGCGACGACGGCGTCCATCCGCATCCGCAGCTCCGCGACGACCTCGGCGACGACGTCCTCGTACACCGCGCGGCTGTTCATGGACTCGCTGAAGCCGCGCCAGTGCATGACGACGAACGGCGCGCCGGACGCGGCGACGACCGGGATCATGTCCGGGTCGGCGAGCCCGCCGCTCACATCGTTGACGAGGGCCGCACCGGCGGCGACGGCCTGTTCGGCGACGCGGGCCCGCATGGTGTCCACGGAGATCGTGACACCCTCCCGGGCCAGCTCCCGGACGACCGGGACCACGCGCCGCAGCTCCTCGGACTCGTCCACCCGGCTGGCGCCGGGGCGGGTCGACTCGCCGCCGACATCGACCAGGTCGGCACCCTCGGCGACCAGGTCGAGGCCGTGCTTGATCGCAGCCGTGGTGTCGAACCAGCGGCCCCCGTCGGAGAAGGAGTCCGGCGTCACATTGACGACACCCATGACCGCGCAGCGGTCCCACTCCGGCAGGCCTCGGACCGTGCCTCGTCCACGCAACGTACTCATGCGACCAGCGTAGGCCCGTACCGAGCAGTGTTATGCCGTGCGGGCACCGTGCTCCTGGCCGGCGACCGGTGCGTGGGCGCAGGGGAGGGGCCGGGCGGGCGTGAAGCGGCGGGCGAACGGACGGGGCAGGCCGACGTTGACGAAGCCCTCGGCCTGCATTGCCGCGAACGAGATCCGGGGCAGGTCGCGGCTGGTGCGGTAGACGACGAAGCGGGGCTCCCAGCGGGGCCGGAACTTGGCGTTGAACTTGTACAGCGACTCGATCTGGAACCAGCGCGACAGGAAGATCAGCAGGCCGCGCCAGCCCCGGAGCACCGGGCCCGCACCCAGTCGTTCGCCGCGGGCGAGCGCCGAGCGGAACATCGCGAAGTTCAGCGATATGCGCTCGATGCCGAGCCGGGGCGCGTCCTGGAGGGAGGCGACGATCAGCAGCTCGTTCATGCCGGGGTCGGCGGAGCGGTCCCGGCGCATGAGCTCCAGGGACATGCCGTCCGTACCCCACGGGACGAAGTGGATCACGGCCTTCAGGTCGCCGTACGGGGAGTCGGCGGTGTGCTCGTCGGCCTTGTGGGCGGTGGCGATGACGCAGTCGCCGTCGGCCGGGTCTCCGATCCGGCCGAGCGCCATGGAGAAGCCGCGCTCGGTGTCCGTGCCGCGCCAGTCGGCGGCGGCCCGCCGGATGCGGGCCAGCTCGGTCTCGCCGATGTCGCGGACGCGCCGGACGCGGGTCTCGTAGCCGGCCCGCTCAATGCGCTTCACCATCTGGCGTACGTTGCGCATCGCGCGCCCGGCGAGCGAGAAATCCGCGACTTCCACCACCGCCTCGTCGCCGAGCTCCAGCGCGTCGAGCCCGGTCTCACGGGTCCAGACCTCGCCGCCGGTCTCGCTGCAGCCCATCACCGCGGGTGTCCAGGAGTGCGCCTTGGCCTCGTCCATGAACCGCTCGATGGCGCCCGGCCAGGCCTCCACGTCCCCGATCGGGTCGCCGCTGGCCAGCATCACGCCGGACACGACGCGGTAGCAGACGGCGGCCTTGCCGCTGGGGGAGAAGACGACGCCCTTGTCGCGGCGGAGTGCGAAGTGGCCGAGCGAATCACGGCCGCCGTGCTTGTCGAGGAGGGCGCGCAGCCGGAGCTCGTCCTCCTCGGTGAGGCGGGCGGCCGGATGTTCGGGGCGGAACGCGAGGTAGATGGTGGTGACGGCGGTCAGCAGACCGAGTGCGCCGAGCGAGTACGCCACGGTCCAGGAGGTCACCCCCGCGTACTCGACGGGGCCCTCGAAGCCGACCATTCCGTACAGGACGTGCTGGAGCCGGTCGGCGATGGAGGGGTTCCCGACGACCCGGCCGGGGTGGACGGAGACGATGACCAGCCCCAGACCGAGCGAACCCGCCCCGAGGAGAACGAAGTTGGCCAGCGCCCTCCAACGGCTCCGCGGGTCGGGGAGCGCGGTGAACTCATTCCGGTGTCGGACCAGCAGGTAGCACAGCGCCAGTGAGACGACGGTGCCGATGATCGAGTGGCGGTAGGTGAACTGCGCTGCCGCACCGGCCGGGAGGAGGGCCACGGCGGCGCGCCAGGCCCGCCGCTTGCGCCGCTTGAGGCCGTGTGCGAGGAGCAGCAGCAGTACTCCCGCGCTCAGCGACAGTGCGGCGGCGAAGGGTCCGAGGGCCCCGGGGAGCACTTCGGCGAGCGTGTGCATCCGGCTGTGCCTGAAGCGCGGGAACACGCCTGCGGCGACGTCGATCAGGCCGACGAACGTGCAGGCGGTGCCGACGAGCGCCGGAACGGCCTCCGGGCGCGGTCCGCGTAGGAGCTTGCGAACAGCACGCGGAACCGAACCTGATTTATCCCCATCTAGCGTGACAGACATCGCTTCCCGTGGCTCCGCGAGAGATTCCTGAGTCCGTCGGCCGAAGCGCCCCGGACGATGTGCGACCTCTAGGACGAGGCTTCCGGGCGGCGGGTTCACCCGCATCCCGGAAATTTCCTGACAAGAAAGCTCACCCACTATGGGGCTCACCAGTAAGGCAGTTCTGGCCCTGGCCATCGGGCCGGCTGTCGTTCTGTTCGCCGCCACGGTCTGTCTCTGGCCGAGGCTCGCCCGCCGCAGCGTGTCCGCGGTGTCCGGCCGGGTCGGCCTGTTGCTGGCCACTCAGGTGATGGTCTTCGCCTCGGTTGGCCTGCTGGCAAACAACTCCTTTCAGTTCTACGGCTCCTGGGCCGACTTTTTCGGCCGGCAGCAGGAACCGGGCGTGGTGACGGACGGTGCCACCGGGGCGTCGGCATCGAAGAACATCGTCCGGGTCGGGATGGAACGGCCCGATGTCCCGGGCGAATCGCGGACCACAGC is drawn from Streptomyces sp. NBC_01717 and contains these coding sequences:
- the folP gene encoding dihydropteroate synthase — encoded protein: MSTLRGRGTVRGLPEWDRCAVMGVVNVTPDSFSDGGRWFDTTAAIKHGLDLVAEGADLVDVGGESTRPGASRVDESEELRRVVPVVRELAREGVTISVDTMRARVAEQAVAAGAALVNDVSGGLADPDMIPVVAASGAPFVVMHWRGFSESMNSRAVYEDVVAEVVAELRMRMDAVVAGGVAPERIVVDPGLGFAKDAAHDLALVAHLDELRALGRPLLVAASRKRFLGHVLAREGAAPPPARERDAATAAISALSAQAGAWAVRVHEVRATADAVRVARAVEGAA
- a CDS encoding phosphatidylglycerol lysyltransferase domain-containing protein; the encoded protein is MSVTLDGDKSGSVPRAVRKLLRGPRPEAVPALVGTACTFVGLIDVAAGVFPRFRHSRMHTLAEVLPGALGPFAAALSLSAGVLLLLLAHGLKRRKRRAWRAAVALLPAGAAAQFTYRHSIIGTVVSLALCYLLVRHRNEFTALPDPRSRWRALANFVLLGAGSLGLGLVIVSVHPGRVVGNPSIADRLQHVLYGMVGFEGPVEYAGVTSWTVAYSLGALGLLTAVTTIYLAFRPEHPAARLTEEDELRLRALLDKHGGRDSLGHFALRRDKGVVFSPSGKAAVCYRVVSGVMLASGDPIGDVEAWPGAIERFMDEAKAHSWTPAVMGCSETGGEVWTRETGLDALELGDEAVVEVADFSLAGRAMRNVRQMVKRIERAGYETRVRRVRDIGETELARIRRAAADWRGTDTERGFSMALGRIGDPADGDCVIATAHKADEHTADSPYGDLKAVIHFVPWGTDGMSLELMRRDRSADPGMNELLIVASLQDAPRLGIERISLNFAMFRSALARGERLGAGPVLRGWRGLLIFLSRWFQIESLYKFNAKFRPRWEPRFVVYRTSRDLPRISFAAMQAEGFVNVGLPRPFARRFTPARPLPCAHAPVAGQEHGARTA